The Pseudomonas sp. DG56-2 genome contains a region encoding:
- a CDS encoding phage tail protein, protein MGAAVKRKPRRATGRKRRQVVGSKGGAKKQKQPSIASNSVPSIATARMVYLWSWGPIVGPVNGLRSIKLDGTPVMAEDGTLNYPGVKWQFRSGELNQERLQGVSESSNEIDVEQELKSTSPWIYSVARDMADAVRVRFSWPQLQSQDSGGNINGVRIQYAVDVSTDGGPYLQVLASEVNRKNITKYERSHRIELPAGSRWTIRARRLTPEANSSLVSDAMVVEAIAEVVDSDQEYPLTAVGCLEYDAQQFGGDIAKVAVLMRGRIVRVPMNYDPDTRTYATGGPGTSNGVWDGTFKEAYTNNPAWIFYDLALHPYYGLGERIDASMINRWALYRIAQYCDQLVPDGKGGQEPRFTCNLYLQKQAEGWAVLQDLAAIFHGLAYWDGSQIVVNADMPQDSAYTYSAAQILGDGAIKYSGSKWRDRHSLAMVSFDDPYQGFETDKEPVFDEEAMADYGVREVSVEAVGCTSRGQAQRAGQWALLTEQLQLRGATMRVGLDGYIPKPGKVISIADSMLAGRANGGRIAAVAGRVITLDRDIDVPTGARLQVNLPSGKAEARQVRSISGRQVTVMADYSELPEAECGWALDYDDLKLMQFYVRNVTRPEWHQFQLELIQHEPTKFDAIDYGTVIDDRPISVLPPGVQDAPARVLITSHNSIDQGIAVTTMTIGWDAAPGAVAYDVEWRWGARDWIKLPRTGELTADVPRVYAGQYLARVRAVSAMGVSSMPTSSVLTDVAGKTTPPPAVTHLVTAPLVYGTGLAWGFPVGAEDTQRTEIWYSATTSRDDAIKLGDFAYPQAEHQLHGLRAGVSFFYWARLIDRTGNVGPWYPDGIGVHGQSSADQGEYEEYFKDKIGNGALYPELRKEIEKISGDGPGSVTDRLEQAKDELYERIDQVTDALAYDPTKAYAAADIVRDGQHLYQAKGAVPVGAAPPDATYWADIGTILQTANALASQVQKNTTDITNLDGKVTASASRLEALQAGWREDDGEGDLLGAIEACDAQAKFAQQVRAQAAENSAMAERLTSLDAQVGASRAGLSTLERVVVTNEQATVSRLDQLKANVEGNTAAIGNEEQARVTSDEVLGQRIGVNESTLGEHSARITDVEETQVNTEQSLATLRTTLDSVYTTGRDDTGEGDLLSAIEACNAQARFASETRTQADATQAQARRSDTLEASIGRTGKDVQQVSASVQQVSEAVVGVDGKVKAMTSIKAQTIVGGRKVMAGLALGSDGETSEILAFAQRFAIVDEVSGQLIFPLVVQGGQIFLNTAIISKAFIQEIIMGMVIRSEALDSKGRPLLEINFKAGTFSLRGQDSAGSTLLNNGGLYVYDGNDVERTAVGRLP, encoded by the coding sequence ATGGGCGCAGCAGTGAAGCGCAAACCGCGGCGAGCAACTGGCCGCAAGCGACGCCAGGTTGTCGGCAGCAAGGGCGGGGCAAAGAAGCAGAAGCAGCCCAGCATTGCGTCGAACAGCGTGCCGTCAATTGCAACCGCGCGGATGGTCTACCTGTGGAGCTGGGGGCCTATTGTTGGCCCGGTGAATGGTCTGCGCTCGATCAAGCTCGACGGTACGCCGGTCATGGCGGAAGACGGCACCCTGAACTACCCGGGGGTGAAGTGGCAATTCCGCTCTGGCGAGCTGAACCAGGAGCGCCTGCAGGGCGTCAGCGAATCCAGCAACGAGATTGATGTCGAGCAGGAACTGAAGAGCACCTCTCCTTGGATCTACTCAGTTGCTCGCGACATGGCCGACGCTGTGCGTGTGCGATTCAGTTGGCCCCAGCTTCAATCCCAGGACAGTGGCGGCAATATCAACGGCGTTCGCATTCAGTACGCGGTGGATGTCTCTACCGATGGAGGGCCTTATCTGCAGGTGCTGGCGTCTGAGGTCAATCGCAAGAACATCACCAAGTATGAACGCTCGCACCGCATTGAGTTGCCAGCCGGCAGCCGTTGGACCATCCGTGCGCGGCGCCTGACGCCAGAGGCCAACAGCTCGCTGGTGTCGGATGCCATGGTGGTAGAAGCCATCGCCGAGGTTGTCGACAGCGATCAGGAATATCCGCTGACGGCGGTTGGCTGCCTGGAGTACGACGCTCAGCAGTTTGGCGGCGATATCGCCAAGGTGGCCGTTTTGATGCGTGGGCGCATCGTGCGGGTGCCGATGAACTATGACCCCGATACTCGGACCTATGCCACTGGCGGGCCAGGCACTAGCAACGGTGTTTGGGACGGCACCTTTAAAGAGGCCTACACCAACAACCCGGCTTGGATCTTCTACGACTTGGCGCTGCATCCTTATTACGGCCTTGGCGAGCGCATCGATGCCAGCATGATCAACCGCTGGGCTCTGTACCGCATCGCGCAATACTGCGACCAACTGGTACCGGACGGGAAGGGCGGTCAAGAACCACGCTTCACCTGTAACCTCTACCTGCAGAAGCAGGCTGAAGGCTGGGCGGTGCTGCAGGACCTGGCGGCAATCTTCCATGGCCTGGCCTATTGGGACGGCAGTCAGATCGTCGTCAACGCTGACATGCCACAGGACTCAGCCTACACCTACAGCGCCGCGCAGATCCTCGGCGACGGCGCTATCAAGTATTCCGGAAGCAAGTGGCGTGACCGGCACAGCCTGGCCATGGTGTCCTTTGACGATCCTTATCAGGGCTTCGAGACCGACAAAGAACCCGTCTTCGATGAAGAGGCCATGGCCGACTATGGTGTGCGGGAAGTTTCGGTCGAGGCCGTAGGCTGCACATCTCGCGGCCAAGCCCAGCGTGCCGGTCAGTGGGCGCTTTTGACCGAGCAACTGCAATTGCGTGGCGCGACCATGCGCGTGGGCCTGGACGGTTACATCCCGAAGCCGGGCAAGGTGATCTCGATCGCCGATTCGATGTTGGCGGGCCGGGCCAATGGTGGGCGGATTGCCGCAGTAGCTGGCCGGGTCATCACTCTGGATCGCGATATAGATGTGCCGACCGGTGCGCGCCTGCAGGTCAACCTGCCCAGCGGCAAGGCTGAGGCGCGGCAGGTCCGCTCAATCTCCGGCCGGCAGGTCACGGTTATGGCCGATTACAGCGAACTGCCAGAGGCCGAGTGCGGTTGGGCGCTGGATTATGACGACCTGAAGCTGATGCAGTTCTACGTCCGTAACGTTACTCGGCCGGAGTGGCACCAGTTCCAGTTGGAGCTGATCCAGCATGAACCGACCAAATTCGATGCTATTGATTACGGTACCGTCATTGATGACCGCCCGATTAGCGTGTTGCCACCAGGCGTGCAGGACGCCCCGGCGCGGGTACTGATCACAAGCCACAACTCCATCGACCAAGGTATCGCGGTCACCACCATGACCATCGGTTGGGATGCCGCACCTGGTGCCGTGGCCTATGACGTGGAGTGGCGCTGGGGGGCTCGGGATTGGATCAAGCTGCCCCGTACCGGCGAGCTGACGGCGGATGTGCCGCGCGTGTATGCAGGCCAGTACCTGGCCAGGGTGCGCGCTGTCAGTGCAATGGGTGTTTCGTCGATGCCCACGAGCTCGGTTCTGACCGATGTGGCGGGCAAGACCACGCCACCACCTGCCGTTACCCATTTGGTCACTGCGCCATTGGTCTACGGAACCGGCCTGGCATGGGGCTTCCCAGTTGGCGCCGAGGACACTCAACGGACGGAGATCTGGTACAGCGCAACCACCTCGCGGGATGACGCAATCAAGCTGGGCGATTTTGCCTACCCACAGGCAGAGCATCAGCTGCACGGCCTGAGAGCTGGTGTTAGCTTTTTCTACTGGGCGCGTCTGATCGATCGCACCGGCAACGTGGGTCCTTGGTACCCCGATGGCATCGGTGTGCATGGCCAGTCCAGCGCCGACCAGGGCGAGTATGAGGAGTACTTCAAGGACAAGATCGGCAACGGAGCGCTGTACCCGGAGCTGCGCAAGGAGATCGAGAAAATCTCTGGCGATGGCCCCGGCTCTGTGACTGATCGCCTCGAGCAGGCCAAGGATGAGCTGTACGAGCGGATCGATCAGGTGACCGATGCCTTGGCCTACGACCCAACCAAGGCCTATGCCGCAGCCGACATCGTCCGTGATGGTCAGCACCTGTATCAGGCCAAGGGTGCAGTCCCTGTTGGTGCTGCGCCACCCGATGCGACCTATTGGGCAGACATCGGCACCATCCTGCAGACCGCCAATGCCTTGGCTTCACAAGTGCAGAAAAACACCACCGACATCACGAATCTGGATGGCAAGGTCACGGCTTCAGCCAGTCGGCTGGAGGCTTTGCAAGCTGGCTGGCGGGAGGATGACGGGGAGGGTGATCTGCTTGGTGCGATAGAGGCGTGTGATGCGCAGGCAAAGTTTGCCCAACAAGTTCGCGCCCAAGCGGCCGAAAACTCAGCGATGGCCGAGCGGCTCACCAGCTTGGACGCTCAGGTTGGTGCCAGCAGGGCTGGACTAAGCACGCTTGAACGGGTGGTGGTCACCAACGAGCAGGCAACGGTCAGTCGCCTGGATCAGCTCAAGGCCAATGTCGAAGGCAACACGGCTGCCATCGGAAACGAAGAGCAGGCTCGAGTCACTAGTGATGAGGTGCTTGGGCAACGAATTGGAGTCAACGAGTCCACCCTCGGTGAGCACTCCGCCCGGATCACCGATGTCGAGGAGACCCAGGTCAACACCGAGCAATCATTAGCCACCCTTCGGACAACGCTCGACTCGGTTTACACGACCGGGCGTGACGACACGGGTGAAGGCGATCTACTCAGTGCAATCGAAGCGTGCAACGCGCAAGCCAGGTTTGCATCGGAAACTCGAACCCAGGCAGATGCCACCCAAGCGCAGGCCCGGCGATCGGACACACTGGAAGCCTCGATCGGCCGAACGGGCAAGGACGTGCAGCAAGTGAGCGCGTCCGTTCAGCAGGTAAGCGAGGCCGTGGTCGGTGTCGACGGCAAAGTTAAGGCGATGACAAGCATCAAAGCGCAGACCATTGTTGGCGGCAGGAAGGTCATGGCAGGTCTGGCTCTTGGCAGTGACGGAGAGACTTCGGAGATCCTGGCGTTCGCTCAGCGCTTCGCCATCGTTGACGAGGTATCCGGCCAATTGATTTTCCCGCTCGTTGTCCAGGGCGGTCAGATATTTCTTAATACCGCAATCATCAGCAAGGCGTTTATTCAGGAAATCATCATGGGCATGGTCATTCGTTCAGAGGCGCTGGACTCGAAAGGGCGGCCACTGCTTGAGATCAACTTCAAAGCGGGTACGTTTTCCCTTCGTGGCCAGGACTCTGCGGGCTCGACGCTGCTCAACAACGGTGGTCTTTATGTTTACGACGGTAATGATGTTGAGCGTACCGCTGTGGGGAGGTTGCCCTGA
- a CDS encoding tail assembly protein — protein MKRTIKLYGVLRKHFGREYILDVHSVRDAIGALCEMVPGFEKFIATGDERGLVFTVFSGTRNLDNQELDLVGDDSGVIRIAPIIQGSKQAGLFQTVLGAVLIVAGVFGGFSAPVGMALIAGGAGMGLGGVVQMLSPTAKTGSLDRNEDGNNPSYGFGSAVTTIAQGNPYPVLYGEREIGGAVESGGIYTQDRL, from the coding sequence ATGAAGCGGACCATCAAGCTCTACGGCGTGCTGCGCAAACACTTCGGGCGGGAATACATCCTTGATGTGCACAGCGTCAGGGACGCAATCGGCGCGCTATGCGAAATGGTCCCAGGCTTCGAGAAGTTCATTGCGACCGGCGATGAGCGGGGGCTGGTGTTCACCGTGTTCTCCGGCACGCGCAACTTGGACAACCAGGAGCTCGACCTGGTGGGCGACGACAGCGGTGTCATACGCATCGCACCGATCATCCAGGGTAGCAAGCAGGCCGGGCTGTTCCAGACCGTGCTCGGCGCGGTGTTGATCGTGGCTGGTGTGTTTGGCGGGTTTTCCGCGCCTGTGGGTATGGCGCTGATCGCCGGCGGCGCAGGAATGGGCCTTGGAGGCGTGGTGCAGATGCTTTCTCCGACAGCCAAGACTGGCAGCCTCGATCGCAATGAAGACGGCAACAATCCAAGCTACGGCTTCGGATCCGCCGTAACCACCATTGCTCAGGGTAACCCTTACCCGGTGCTCTACGGCGAGCGTGAGATCGGCGGCGCCGTCGAATCGGGCGGCATCTATACGCAAGACCGGCTGTGA
- a CDS encoding C40 family peptidase, which translates to MRINQKLQAAIREHAEREHPDEACGVLIKTDQGREYVPCRNLARTPRDHFTLHHEDLADAEDRGELLAIIHSHPDAAPIPSMADRVSCELHEVPWGIVGWPGGDMEWFKPSGYQAPLLGREFAHGLLDCWGACRDWYAREAGLQLPNFERQDLWWEDPDGASLYEDNFTGAGFYQVDTPKRGDMLVFMVPSPGRPCYHPNHAAIYLGDEPALTSEEAPALGGGGPFIYHHMAGRSSSRDIYGWSMANRCRLVLRHKDYRP; encoded by the coding sequence GTGCGTATCAACCAAAAACTACAGGCCGCGATCCGCGAGCATGCTGAACGAGAGCACCCAGATGAAGCCTGCGGCGTACTGATCAAGACCGACCAGGGGCGCGAATATGTGCCTTGCCGAAACCTTGCCAGGACGCCCCGCGACCACTTCACGTTGCACCATGAAGACCTGGCTGATGCCGAAGACCGAGGAGAGCTGTTGGCGATCATCCACAGCCACCCGGACGCAGCACCAATCCCGAGCATGGCCGACCGAGTCAGTTGCGAGTTGCACGAAGTGCCTTGGGGCATCGTGGGCTGGCCAGGCGGTGACATGGAGTGGTTCAAGCCATCGGGCTACCAGGCGCCTCTGCTGGGTCGGGAGTTTGCCCACGGGCTGCTCGATTGCTGGGGTGCCTGCCGCGACTGGTACGCCCGCGAGGCCGGCCTGCAACTGCCCAACTTCGAGCGCCAGGACCTGTGGTGGGAAGACCCCGACGGGGCAAGCCTGTACGAGGACAACTTCACCGGTGCTGGTTTCTATCAGGTCGACACGCCCAAGCGCGGCGACATGCTGGTGTTTATGGTCCCGTCCCCAGGCAGGCCGTGCTACCACCCGAACCATGCTGCTATCTACCTGGGTGACGAGCCAGCGCTTACTAGCGAAGAAGCCCCGGCACTGGGTGGCGGCGGCCCGTTCATTTATCACCACATGGCAGGCCGCTCTTCCTCTCGTGATATTTACGGTTGGTCGATGGCCAACCGCTGTCGGCTGGTGCTCCGGCACAAGGACTATCGACCATGA
- a CDS encoding phage minor tail protein L — MNFNTDIQKLEPGNQIRLFEVHATRLGGNLMRFHGHAQEGDIIWQGNLYSPQQLTAKGFDIRGDGRPASPTLQLANEIDGVRGAVTALCLHLKDLAGAKVKVIETFRHFLDGANFPEGNPNASNQAKENLWYIEQKTDEDREQVTFQLSSPLDLGGQMLPSQQITKLCRWACRGQYRQEACAYTGSAMFTKKDEPTDNPALDRCGGRWKSCKARGNTRRFGGSMGASLIASSR; from the coding sequence ATGAACTTCAACACCGACATCCAAAAGCTTGAGCCGGGCAATCAGATCCGACTGTTCGAGGTGCACGCTACGCGCCTGGGCGGCAACCTTATGCGCTTTCACGGCCACGCTCAGGAAGGCGACATCATTTGGCAGGGCAACCTGTACTCGCCGCAACAGCTCACCGCCAAGGGTTTCGATATCCGCGGTGATGGTCGTCCGGCCAGCCCGACGCTGCAGCTGGCCAACGAGATCGATGGCGTGCGCGGCGCAGTCACCGCATTGTGCTTGCACCTGAAGGACCTGGCTGGAGCCAAGGTGAAGGTTATTGAGACCTTTCGCCACTTCCTGGACGGGGCCAACTTCCCCGAGGGCAATCCCAATGCCTCCAATCAGGCCAAGGAAAATCTCTGGTACATCGAGCAGAAGACCGATGAAGACCGCGAGCAGGTGACGTTCCAGCTCTCCAGCCCGCTGGACCTGGGTGGCCAGATGCTGCCCAGTCAGCAGATCACCAAGTTGTGTCGCTGGGCCTGCCGAGGGCAGTACCGGCAGGAGGCCTGCGCTTACACCGGCTCAGCCATGTTCACCAAGAAGGACGAGCCCACCGACAATCCGGCGCTCGATCGCTGCGGCGGTCGCTGGAAAAGCTGCAAAGCACGGGGCAATACCCGGCGCTTCGGCGGCTCCATGGGCGCCAGTCTCATTGCCAGTTCGAGGTAG
- a CDS encoding phage tail protein, giving the protein MTEIFSFDVEAEVDGDIRQRTWENDFGDGYVQSGGTGINTKSQSWSASHTGLLEVGEEALAIRDFLDRHEGYKSFFWTPPGGVQGRYRVKGYKLRTRGSPKLVTISWTFDQRFTPY; this is encoded by the coding sequence ATGACGGAAATCTTCAGTTTCGACGTGGAGGCCGAGGTCGATGGTGATATTCGTCAGCGCACCTGGGAAAACGATTTTGGCGATGGGTATGTTCAGTCAGGCGGCACCGGCATCAATACGAAGTCGCAGTCGTGGAGCGCATCCCACACAGGGTTGCTGGAGGTGGGCGAGGAGGCCCTGGCCATTCGCGATTTTCTCGACCGGCACGAAGGCTATAAGTCCTTCTTCTGGACTCCCCCTGGCGGCGTGCAAGGGCGGTACCGGGTCAAGGGTTACAAGCTCAGGACCAGAGGTAGCCCCAAGCTGGTAACGATCAGTTGGACCTTCGATCAGCGATTCACCCCTTACTGA